GGGGAAgatatatataattgtaaaatatagTCTTTGTCCCTGTTGCCTGGCATAAAAATCCTCAGAATCTCCCAATTGATGTCTTTTTGTATACTAATGAGTTAAGTGACATCTAGCAGCCCATCCCTTCGGGGTGGGAGCTAGTCACTGGAAAGACCAAGGTATAGAGaattgggactttcagccccaaGCCCCAGCCTCCtctagggagaggagaggggctaAAGGTTAGCTGATCACTAATGgccaatggtttaatcaatcatgaCTAAATAACGATgactccataaaaacccaaagggGACAGGGTTAGGAAAGCTTCCAAACAGGTGAACATGTAGAGGTTTCTAGAGGGTGGCACACTTGGTGAGAGCATGGAAGCTCAGTATCCCTTCCCATAGCTTACCCTATGCATCTCCTCATCTGCATCCTTTGTCATATCCCTTATAACAAACCAGTTCTaggagctgctctagcaaattaatagaGCCCAAGGAAAGGGCCATGGGATCCCTGGTTTACATCCAGTGGttcagaagcacaggtaaaacaacttGGGGCTTGCAATTGCCATCAGAAGTGGGGGGAAATCTTGGGAACTGAGCCCTCAACATGTGGGAgctgatgctatctccagatagatggtgtcagaattaaattgaattagaggacacccagttGATGTCTGCTGTAAAAGTGACCGCTTGCTTGTTGGTAAGGAGAAATTACCACATATTCAATCACAGGAGTCTTCTGTGTTGACTGCTGTATTTTTGTCCACTCAAAATATACATACGAAAAGTGATTTACCTCACATCTATTAgaataatcaaaatttaaaacactgataACACCAAATGTTGATAAGGATGTCCAGTGACAAGAActgtcattcattgctggtgggaatgcaaatagtacagccactctggaagacagtttggcggTTTCTTACAACACTAAACATACTATTACTATACAACTTTACTATCCAATCCAGCAACTGTGCTCCTTAGTATCTACCTAAATGAGTTGAAGACCTATgctcacacaaaaatctgcaccCAAATGTTTGTAGTTGTATTATCCACGATCActaaaacttgaaagcaaccaagatgacctttagtaggtgaatggataaaccgacaatggaatattattcattactaaaaagaaatgagctatcaagccgtGAAAAGACTTGGAGGAACcttaaatacatattactaagtgaaaccTGAAAAGGTTATGTACTGTATGACTCCAActctatgacattctgaaaaaggcaaaaccatggagaaagtaaaagagttcagtagttgccaggggtcCCGGTGAGCCTCTgggggatgaataggcagagcacggAAAATTTTAGGGCAGTGGAACAATTCTGTGTTATACTGCAATGGTAGAtaaatgtcattatacatttgtcaaaacccataggaTGTACAATACCAAGAGTTAGCCCCagtgtaaactatgaactttgggtgataatgacatGTCAATGTGGATTCATCAATTGCAACAAACATACCATACTGTGTAGAATGTTGATAGACGGGGAAGCTGTACATGTAAGAGGGCAGagagtatatgggaactctctgtactttccactcagttttgctgtgaacctaaaactcctccataaaataaagtctattttaaaaactaatatattaaaaaacaatgatTGTAAAAGTTAAACGGGATCATTGACATAATGTGATCATCCCACAAGCCTGGTCAACACCTACCCAATTATCCAGCACACCATATCTTAGAGCCTTAAACCACGCAAGCCCTTCCTTACACCACCCACTCCACCTACCAAAATTCCAACTGTCCCAACACACCACAGTCAAACTCAACATGCTACCAAGTTCATGAAGCTTTCTTTCCCTGATCCCACCTCTTAACTTCAGGTTCCTTCTTATACCCCTCTGTACCCTGTGACATCATTCTGTCTAGcttgaggactaagctctgattattattatttttttttatcttgcccaaattcctttctaaggggtctggggagtcatgccctacaaaccataaattctcatcagatgatCTTTATTTAACCCTGTATAACGTGACTTACTTTCCAGTCTGACTCAGgcataacaaggaagaaaataaaaatgttttaccctaaaatatatttctttgccaTACCTTGGAATTGTCCTGCAAAGTCTCTTATGGGAAAAAACccacattctatagagaattccctttcccctttgttttccttccttcctttccagatccaggagatTATCAATTAAGAGCCAGGCACTCTTTCAGGTctcataagaaacattttacaacctgctaTCTCTGAAGTCGGCTATCTGAGAGCTCTGCAAAATAAAACTTcgtctccacaatcctttatcttaacctgaacatttcctttgatctTAGGTCTTGAGATAAACTCAACtgattgtcaaccagaaaatgtttaaatttacctatagcctggaagcccctgctttgggttgtcctgcctttctgaaccaaaccaatgtatttcttaaatgtatttgattgatgtctcatgcctccctaaaatatataaaaaccaagctgtaccctgaccaccttgggaaTATgctctcaggacctcctgagggctgtgtcacgggccatggtcactcatatttggctcagaataaatctcttgaaatattttatagaatttaaCTCTTCATCAACAGACTCATGGTATTTAACcaaaacttttaataaaaatgtgacCTTTTAAAAATCAGGGATTATATccaaaaattcaaatttcttactattcttaaaaaaacaatatGACACTGTTACCAAGTGGGAATAGGGGAAAGTAGCAGGGATTGCATAGAGACCCTCTCCTTGTGGCCTTCCCAACACTGAGGCAGAACTGTTGTCATTTATCACTGTCCctgtgttgtttttcttcttccctcccactTCGCTTACTCCAAGTGTCAGCCTGGCTCCAGTCCCCATGTGAGGTTGTAGCCTTGTTTAGTTACTAATACTTGTTTATTTGTCTCTCAAACCTACAAAACTATAAGTTTCTTGAGAGCAAAGACTTGTTTCTCATTCACCTTTATTTCTCCTATACTCCCTCCCATCCAACCATAGTATATATTTATCAACTATTTCCTGAATTTAGCGAATTATCAAtcaacaaaacaggaaaaatgttaaaacttaatTCATTATGAATGCTACTCCTTAAGATTTAGCAGTTGGTAGGACTGCATCTTTACTATATTTAAATTCACTTCAAAACTCAATGATAACCCTTTTTCATATCTAAGTCACAATTAGGCTCTTTTTGAGGGTAGAGTGAATGAGAGGCTGAGATGacaaaatggaaggaagaaatcACGTGTTAAAGGCCTACTGTGCGCTAGGCACTGGTTGTAggctaaataataaaatgagggaAGGGCAaatctagaaataaaagaaacgTAAGGGAAGAAACCTATGTTGGAGCAGGTAGGAACAGCATTCCAGGACAGCCAGGATTCTGCAACAAGCAGTTAAAATATAGAGCTGCCAGGTCAGGGGATGGTTACTTTGTGTAAACTTTGTAGAACATTTACAACATTCTTAGAAGTGGTGAACTGATGCCACCTGAAGAGTCTATACTGAAGCCTATGACCTTCCCTGTTCCCCCAACTGAGGACTCTTCTCCTTTTAATCAAAGCAGTCAATTTAATTACATCTACATTGAGAAAGTATCACTAGATATCTTTTGCTATCTTGTTTCCTAGGAGGAAAATAGATCATAAAGAAATGTGTCATATAATCCCTGCtgtcaaaacaaaataagaaaaatctgaaatcagAAATAGTAGATTTCATTTAAGAGTGTAACAGCTTTAATTAAAACCCATAAAGCAAATACTTTGGCCTAACAGTGCTTGACATGTCGTACTGTAAAacccttttaaattaaatttcttaaGATAATGGTAGATTCACATGTAGTTGAAAGATATAATACAGAAATATCTCTTGTACCATTTATCCAGTTttccccaatggtaacatcttacaaaactatagtacaatatatCAACCTAAGATATTGATACTGACACAGTCCAGACAAAGCACATTTCTATCACCACAAATATCCCTCATGTTGCTATTTTATAGCCATATCCATTCCCTTCTGCCCTGCTGCCTAATTTTTTAACctttggcaaccactaatctgttctccattttcgAAATTTTGCAATTTCGCAATTTCAatgatgttatataaatggaatcacacaatatgtaaTCTTTTGGATTGGCTGTTTTAACTCAAGTTCTCTGAAGATTAATCCTGCTGTAAAACCTTCTAACTGATGCCAATCATGGAGCAGAATCAAAATCTAGTAAACAAAGACCTGGGGTTCTCTGATGACTCACATGAAAGCAAAGGGAACAAGAAAGATTAAATTTCATTGTCCTTTGTTCTCTGTGACAGGTTTCTCTGTCGTGTTTTCCTACcaccataaaaatacaaaaccattcTCATTGTCAAACTGTTTTACTACCAAGACTATTTTACACAGTGAGATTATAAACTTTTATGTTTGTGTGGCCATCAAGGTTTGTGAAgcttgtctcagaaaaacatGCCCAATTAAGAAAGTTCAAAATCACCCTTATTTATATTAATCGTTTCTGATACCAATTTACAATGAACTTACTGAGTTTTCCACTTAGAACTCAATCTTCGCTCTCtcacaatacaaaaataaatctcaCTGGAATTGCTGTTGTTGGAAACAGGAGCCCTTATGTTGTGTTTTAACCACTGCAGAGAAGAATCGAGTGCATCTGTCAGCTCCAAAATCGAAAAAACTACAAGGCGATTTGTTTGTTCTCCAAATTTTTCCTTTAACACACTTAGGATGTCATTCATAACCACTTCCGATACACGCCAACCTTGGCAAGAGAATCTCATGCCTGAATgttatttcaaaaggaaaagcaaaatctGGACCAGGTAATTGCCCAGCTTTCACTccttaccatttttaaaaacagataccAAATAGGCTCATCTCACATTAGCAAGTCGACAACACAAAGAACAAGCTACAAATAATGAAAGGGTCTGCAATCTGTTGCCATGTTTCTAAACCACGGCCCTAAAATTCATCCACCTTTTAACCAGACCCACAGTACTATACTGGTGACAATTTCTTAAGCAAGTCAAAACTCGTTAGTCACCAGACATATGATTACTAGATTAAGCACATACTCTTAAGTTTCTAACCTacgaatttaaaagaaaaataaagcctccAGACAGTTCCTTCCAGTGTTTGTATAGGCCAATAAAcgatgaaaaaaatagaaatgatattaaacatttaaataatcacTTGTCCAGTAAAAAAATGAACAGCAATTGAATATCTACTTCCTCAATAACCTTaccacatgcacatgtgcatgtacacaacacacaacacacacacacacacccctttaggACGAGCTTCCATAATACAATCTGAAACTACCACTCCTTTCCCTGCTCCCAGAAGGGACCTAAGGCAAGTACCAATGGTTCCATTTAGACTCTGGAAGTTAACCAGGACAACAGTACACACTCCTTACTCCTTGGTGTTAGCTCACTGACACAGGTGTCTCCCTAGTCCCAAGAGAAAACTCCTAAAGGGTAGGGACCCATGTTCCATTCATCTTTGTATGCCCCACAGTGCTAGAATCTGCAAAATGTTCTACACAGTAAGCACCAAACAAGAAATGTTGAATGTTAAAGAACAAAATAGAAGACTAGATGTACTTAAGAGATCTATAGAATTCCAGAATGCAATATGCAAATGTTCTTATTCCTAAACCTCTCCCAAAGAAGGTAGAGAATATTAGCTTTGTGGCATTATGTGTCCAAAAGCTTATGTATGGACTTTAAATAATGTATGTAtggctcaattttctcatctgaacaATGAGGATAATAAAAATACCTAACTGATACGGTCTTGAGACAGTTAAAGATGTTGGTATAGGTAATGTCTCCTTAGACCAATGACACGAACGCTATACACATTACTTATGAAGGGTTAGCTACTCATTTTactggaaataataaataatataaataaataaggtccACACAGCTCTGCAAAGGAGACCAAAGCTTAAAAGAAATTAGCCTAGAAGACGTAATATCACAGTTtggcaaacttttctgtaaaggaccagacactactgtaaatattttaggctttacaaGACAAGCCGCAATACCCTCAACCCTTGGAGCAACTATTCCCCCTGAAAAATTAGTAggttttttgtttacattttacattttagaatttaAGAATCATTCTTAGTTCATGGGGCCATACAAACataggctggatttggccccCAGGCActagtttgccaatccctggataagataataatggtaatacagtCAGTGTTTTAAAAGCAACATAAAGAAATGTTTGTGAATTGGCTTAAAGGTAACTGAAAAACGTGCGGCCCCAAACTTCTAAAATCCGGACTGGCGGACCAGCGCGGTGGGGAAACCGGCCAGGACTAGGGCCGGTCTTCAGGAGCCGGCGCGGAACTCCACGGCTCTCGGGGTCCGCTAAGCCCCCGCCCACACTTACTCCCAGCAGCGGCCCGCGGCCGATCACCGTCTCCCCGGGCGCCAGGGCCACCCGGGGACCGCCGTCCCGCGGCTGCAGCTCGAAGCCCCCGGACATGGCGGGCAAGGATTAGGCCCCTTCGCCAGGAGACTGGCCCCGCCGCTGTTTCCGCCCTCCACAGACACGCGCGGGGCAAGCCCACGCCCTGGGAAAAAACACCGAGGGAGGGCCTCAAAGGCTCCCCGCGGCTGCGCCGGTCCTCTCAGAGCCCGGCCCCAGCGCAGCTTCACGAGTCCCGCCCCTCCACGCCTACTAATGACGCAACCGGGGATTCCCCAGTCACGCCGCCTCAAAACTACTGTTTAAAAACCCCGGCTTATTCCCCAACACCCTTTTCACCTCCCTCCCATCTTGGAGGACGCCGGGCCTTGTAGTCCTGGTGCCTTTCTTCACTTCCTTTCCCGAGCGGAGATGCCCTGGAAAAAACTACCAATCCCCAAAGGCACTGCGCGCCCCTCTCGGCGCCTGCGCGAGTTCTGAGCAGGGCGGGACTCAGGTGGGCGGGATGCGAAGAGCTATGGGGAAGGATTCGAATTCCGGAGGATTTAAATCGCGGGAGGAGAAGCCACCGCGGCCTAGTAGGTAGAAGGGTCTTCCGTTCCCGTTGGCTTAGGTGTCTGCGCTCCCGGGGACGCGGCCCGGACGCAAGCTCAGCCTTCCCTCCGCGGCCTGGAGCCGCAGTGACAGTCAACGCTGACGGTTTTTTGTCACTTGTCAGTGCCCTGTGTTCTTGGGTTCCAGCAGCTGCCACCCGCGCGGGACACAAGGAGGGTGGCTCAGACGGGACGTGGGGTGATTAGCCCTGACCCGCGGGATTTGGACGGAGTGGGGCTCCCCGCCCCTCCGACTGCGCTGCCGCCGATCTATCCCTCCGAGTGATAGTTGAAAGGGGGACGAGCTTTTACTTCACTTGAGAGAGAATTCAGGAAAGCTCAGTTCATAAAGGAGAAAGGGCAGAAGAGGGGTCGTTTCCAGGCATCCAGGCGAACCTGGACGTAGAAGAAAGATTCCTAGTGGGATTTTAGAAACTCGCAAAGGCATCCCCTGCTGTGAAATTCAAAAGCCTTCATTCCCGTTACAGGAATTCCACAAGGGGAGGCATTTTATTCTCCCAGTAAGATCCTGGGAGAAGTGGATAAACACACTGTAACGTTTAAATGCATTGTAACGTTTTCCTAATGTGAGATTCTTTTCAAGAACGTTGTGGTTTGGCTTTGGTTTGTATTAGTGGTGGGAGGGGCCAAGGTGCATGGCAAAAACTTGCTCTTGACTCACCCGTTTTTACGTTTGCTTTCTTACTTCCCCAAACCCTCAAGAAGAAGACTTCTGTTGAACACAGACTGCAGTTCCAGCCACCACAGCTAATCTGGATCATGAATGGGAGCCACCGTGGTCTTGGCAAGTCCGGAAACATAGCTGAGTAGCTCATCTAGAAAAGAGATTTGTGTTCAGCTGAGTTAAAAGAAGTATTTAGCTGTACCTCAAACCTCTCCTCTTGCACAACCAACCCCCATTATAAAAGGAAGTGCAAAATGGAATAAACTGATTTTAAGTGAATACAAGCTGTCTTTATATACAAAAGTAACTCAAGGATGGTGATGTACCCAGTCATGCTTTCAACTGATTTGGGAAGCCTGCACCATTCACCTTAGGTAAATTAGCTGAAACTGAGTTTTAAATCTGGGCTTCAAATAGTCACATACTGTACCTAGCTGAGTTCTAAACATTGTTTACAGTTGTCACTCACTGTTGCTTGATGTCTTCAGTGACTATAATCCTTAGCTTGTAATTACGCATGTAGGATAACTTCAAGGGGCCATTTCTAAAACACTACTCTTATGACTGAGTTGAATATTTGAGACTTTGTTTCATAATCCAGATCTCATCTTCTTGTCCATTTCAGATAGTAGTTGTGTCAAATGTAAGCACCTACCTACCTATTAGATACAAGTAGATAAAATTCTTATATAAACAACTAGAAGTCCAGCAAGTTTATGATTAAGTCACAAATTGCAAATTAATGATGAGGCATCAGTTCCCATGTACAACAAGTATTCAGGAGTTTAATAGGATTGACTCATACACATTTTCAAAGGTACAAAAGtaccgggtatggtggctcatacctgtcatcccagcactctgggaggctgaggcagaaggattgcttgaggacaagagttcaagaccagcctggacaacatagcaagaaccaTTTCTCCGTAAaacagtttttggttttctgttttttttttttcttttttttttttaaagaggggcGGGGTACACTGagtcaagagaatcgcttgaggctggagtttgaggctgcagtgagctattatgacacagctgcactccagcctgggtgagagtgaaaCTAACATGTTGGGTGCCTCCCATGTGCAATTCAGATGTAGCAAGACTAGATATTTTACCCACTATCACTGTTAATCCTTGCAAGAACTTTCAGGAGAGCGGCAgcattggcccattttacagattgagAAGCTAAAGTCAAGAAAGAGTTCTTAAATTATACCCAAAAAGCATCTGACTTAAAGTAGGATTTATACTCCTATTTGGAGACTGAGCATGTTTAAATTTTGCCTTTTAGGTTACATATGAGGATAACTTAAAACATTAAGCTATGCATAAAAACTCCAAGAGAAACAATAATTCAGGAGTTTCTCACACAGAAGCGAACTCTGTGGAtgctgagaaggaaaaaaatgagagtcAAAACAACTTTTTTGAACTGCTGCCTGCagaaatcacttttaaaattttcagtcaaCTGGACATTCGGAGTCTGTGCAGGGCTTCATTGACATGCAGGAGCTGGAATGACACAATAAGAAACAGTGACTCTTTATGGAAACCTCACTGCATGACTGTAAGAGCTGTGTGCCGAAGAGAAATAGATGATGATCTAGAAAGTGGTTATTCCTGGAGGGTGAGTTTAATCTTTGCGATCTGCAGTGTTGTTGACAGCGTTATGATAGCAGGTTTGCACCAATTCTAACTTCTGCTTGGAGGAGACAGAATTACATATGCAGAATAACACAGACAGTGTGTTGACTCTTGGAAATGAGTTAAAGTTATTAGTCTTTTCCTGCTAACCACACTGTTTCCACACTATCTTTCATTTAtccttttgcattttttaaattctaaattcgGGAATTTTCCTGCGTTAACCAGAAGGGAATTAGCTCTTTCTTTTCACTTCACCTTATGCCACTCcgtataaatacacatatacatacacacacgtacacagacacatacatttattaatgtacgtatatataaatgtaaatacttACTCTTTTTTTCAGCCCTGTCAATCTGCTTCTCTTGCTTTAAACACATTCACTA
This genomic window from Pan troglodytes isolate AG18354 chromosome 12, NHGRI_mPanTro3-v2.0_pri, whole genome shotgun sequence contains:
- the FBXO48 gene encoding F-box only protein 48; amino-acid sequence: MHKNSKRNNNSGVSHTEANSVDAEKEKNESQNNFFELLPAEITFKIFSQLDIRSLCRASLTCRSWNDTIRNSDSLWKPHCMTVRAVCRREIDDDLESGYSWRVILLRNYQKSKVKHEWLSGRYSNICSPISLPEKIMYPMDADTWGEILEAELER